Proteins from a single region of Mucilaginibacter daejeonensis:
- the rpiB gene encoding ribose 5-phosphate isomerase B, with protein sequence MNKELKIALGADHAGFNYKQALLEWLPNATVKDFGTYSPESTDYPDFAHPVASAVESGEFDLGILICGSANGVAITANKHQGIRAAICWQPELASLARKHNNANIVCIPERFISLDDAKKIVETFMTTEFEGGRHATRVGKISC encoded by the coding sequence ATGAATAAAGAACTTAAAATAGCGCTTGGCGCCGATCATGCGGGGTTTAACTACAAACAGGCTCTTTTGGAGTGGTTGCCCAACGCAACGGTAAAGGATTTTGGCACTTACTCACCAGAGTCTACCGATTACCCTGATTTTGCACACCCGGTAGCATCAGCTGTAGAGAGTGGCGAATTTGACCTGGGTATACTGATCTGCGGTAGCGCCAACGGCGTGGCCATCACCGCCAATAAGCACCAGGGTATCCGTGCGGCTATATGCTGGCAGCCTGAGCTGGCGTCATTGGCGCGCAAGCATAATAACGCGAACATTGTTTGCATACCCGAACGCTTCATCTCGTTAGATGATGCCAAAAAGATCGTGGAGACTTTCATGACCACCGAGTTCGAAGGTGGCCGTCATGCTACACGCGTGGGTAAGATATCTTGCTAA